A stretch of Roseovarius sp. M141 DNA encodes these proteins:
- the phnE gene encoding phosphonate ABC transporter, permease protein PhnE, producing the protein MTSIREQFGRDDWTRFTPKQKLTRWGILVGCALAIVWALSSIRVVWAWVWGAPEQIGDLFGRMYPPDPTNLATILKVLWDTVNIATFATAFAVLLSLPVAYIAAQNTTPNRATLWLGRLILVTSRSVNTIIWALLFVAIFGPGVVAGIVAIMFRSVGFIGKLLGEAIEEIDKRPVEALEATGASRFKVIVYAIIPQVMPTFWAVAILRWDINLRESTVLGLVGAGGIGIILQGAIDTFNWPEVATILLAIIVLVILGEVVSAFLRRRIL; encoded by the coding sequence ATGACCTCTATCCGCGAACAGTTCGGCCGCGACGACTGGACCCGGTTCACGCCGAAACAGAAGCTGACGCGCTGGGGCATCCTTGTGGGTTGCGCGCTGGCCATCGTCTGGGCGCTGTCTTCGATCCGGGTGGTCTGGGCCTGGGTCTGGGGCGCGCCCGAGCAGATCGGCGACCTTTTCGGGCGGATGTACCCGCCGGATCCCACAAACCTCGCCACGATCCTCAAGGTTCTGTGGGACACGGTGAACATCGCCACCTTCGCCACCGCCTTTGCCGTGCTGCTGTCGCTGCCGGTGGCCTATATTGCCGCGCAGAACACCACGCCCAATCGCGCAACGCTGTGGCTGGGGCGGCTGATCCTCGTGACGTCGCGGTCGGTGAACACGATCATCTGGGCGCTGCTCTTCGTCGCCATCTTCGGCCCAGGCGTCGTGGCGGGCATCGTCGCGATCATGTTCCGCTCGGTCGGCTTTATCGGCAAGCTGCTGGGCGAAGCGATCGAGGAGATCGACAAGCGCCCCGTCGAGGCACTGGAAGCCACCGGCGCATCGCGATTCAAGGTCATCGTCTACGCCATCATCCCCCAGGTCATGCCGACCTTCTGGGCCGTCGCGATCCTGCGCTGGGACATAAACCTGCGCGAATCCACCGTGCTTGGCCTTGTCGGCGCTGGCGGCATCGGGATCATCCTGCAAGGCGCCATTGACACCTTCAACTGGCCCGAGGTTGCTACCATCCTGCTGGCCATCATCGTGCTGGTGA
- the phnE gene encoding phosphonate ABC transporter, permease protein PhnE — protein sequence MSTPRDTWSKPPFIANPVLRWTVYLGVIAYFGWVGLTMPIDWNRVAAGIERAGRIFGGAFPPSFERSGLLIDGFLESLKIAILATAGGVVLSIPIAFMAARNIVPLPVFYLGRAIIIVARSFHPVIVAIVFVKAVGFGPFAGVLTLIIYSIGFVAKMLAERIEEIDFGQVEALRAAGAPYLSTLFYAIFPQIMPRQIGLTIYQLDSNLRASAVVGIVGAGGIGATLANAFGRYDYDFALAITIVIVAVILLSEAVSGIIRKRIQ from the coding sequence ATGAGCACGCCACGCGACACATGGTCGAAACCGCCCTTCATCGCCAATCCCGTGCTGCGTTGGACGGTCTACCTTGGCGTGATCGCCTATTTCGGATGGGTCGGCCTGACCATGCCCATCGACTGGAACCGCGTCGCCGCCGGGATCGAGCGCGCCGGGCGCATCTTTGGCGGTGCCTTCCCGCCCAGCTTCGAGCGCAGCGGGCTACTGATCGACGGCTTCCTCGAAAGTCTCAAGATCGCCATTCTGGCGACGGCGGGCGGGGTTGTCCTGTCGATCCCCATCGCCTTCATGGCCGCGCGCAATATCGTGCCCCTGCCCGTCTTTTACCTTGGCCGCGCGATCATCATCGTCGCGCGCAGCTTTCACCCGGTGATCGTCGCGATCGTCTTCGTCAAGGCGGTGGGCTTTGGCCCCTTCGCCGGAGTGCTGACGCTCATCATCTATTCCATAGGGTTCGTCGCCAAGATGTTGGCCGAGCGGATCGAGGAGATCGACTTTGGCCAGGTCGAGGCGCTGCGCGCCGCCGGTGCGCCCTATTTGTCAACGCTGTTCTACGCGATCTTCCCGCAGATCATGCCGCGTCAGATCGGGCTGACCATCTATCAGCTGGATTCGAACCTGCGCGCCTCTGCCGTGGTCGGCATCGTCGGGGCCGGTGGGATCGGCGCGACGCTCGCCAACGCGTTCGGGCGCTACGACTATGATTTCGCGCTCGCCATCACCATCGTCATCGTGGCTGTGATCCTGCTCTCCGAGGCGGTCAGCGGCATCATCCGGAAGCGTATCCAATGA
- the phnC gene encoding phosphonate ABC transporter ATP-binding protein, with the protein MLKITDLVKRYGTGDPVLKNLDLTIEGESVVSIIGSSGAGKSTLLRCINRLVEPTSGSINLNGTELTTLRGKNLRAARRKIGMVFQGFNLVDRLTVMENVQSGRLGYISTWAAVTRRYPKADIRRAFELMERVGIAHYANTRADQLSGGERQRVGVVRALMQDPEILLADEPTASLDPKTSEQIMGLLRDLAAELKLPVLINIHNVTEAKEYTDRIVGMRYGRIIFDDKPAKLDQGEMDQIYAGSPHADRSEDVGATP; encoded by the coding sequence ATGCTGAAGATCACTGACCTCGTCAAACGCTACGGCACTGGCGACCCGGTCCTGAAGAACCTCGACCTGACCATCGAGGGCGAAAGCGTCGTGTCGATCATCGGATCGTCCGGGGCGGGCAAAAGCACGCTTTTACGCTGCATCAACCGATTGGTCGAACCGACATCGGGCTCGATCAACCTGAACGGGACCGAACTGACCACCTTGCGGGGCAAGAACCTGCGGGCGGCGCGGCGCAAGATCGGCATGGTCTTTCAGGGCTTCAACCTCGTCGACCGCCTGACGGTGATGGAGAATGTCCAATCCGGGCGGCTGGGCTATATCTCGACATGGGCGGCGGTCACGCGGCGCTATCCCAAGGCCGACATCCGTCGCGCGTTCGAGCTGATGGAACGCGTCGGCATTGCCCATTACGCCAACACCCGCGCAGATCAGTTGTCGGGCGGCGAGCGTCAGCGCGTCGGCGTCGTGCGCGCGCTGATGCAAGACCCCGAGATCCTGCTGGCGGACGAGCCTACTGCGTCGCTCGATCCGAAAACCTCGGAGCAGATCATGGGCCTGCTGCGCGACCTCGCCGCAGAGCTGAAGCTGCCGGTGTTGATCAACATCCATAACGTGACCGAGGCCAAGGAATACACTGATCGCATCGTCGGCATGCGCTATGGCCGCATCATATTCGACGACAAGCCCGCAAAGCTGGATCAGGGCGAAATGGACCAGATCTATGCCGGCAGCCCACATGCCGACCGCAGCGAAGACGTGGGTGCCACGCCATGA